The Kitasatospora sp. NBC_00374 genome has a segment encoding these proteins:
- the tnpA gene encoding IS200/IS605 family transposase gives MSPRWEPDPDIRRGNHVIYNLHAHLVFVTKYRREIFNDEMLTRCEMIMRDVCDGFGAELREFNGEGDHVHLLVHYPPKVSVSKLVNSLKGVSSRYLRAEYTGRINRIGMGSVFWAPSYFAGSCGGAPLSIVKDYIENQKRPV, from the coding sequence ATGTCACCACGTTGGGAACCAGACCCCGATATACGGCGGGGAAACCATGTCATCTACAACCTGCACGCACACTTGGTGTTTGTCACCAAGTACCGGCGTGAGATCTTCAACGACGAGATGCTGACGCGCTGCGAGATGATCATGCGCGACGTGTGCGACGGCTTCGGCGCGGAGCTGCGGGAGTTCAACGGCGAGGGCGACCACGTCCACCTCCTGGTGCACTACCCGCCGAAGGTCTCCGTCTCCAAGCTGGTCAACAGCCTCAAGGGCGTCAGCTCCCGCTACCTGCGGGCCGAGTACACCGGGCGCATCAACCGGATCGGCATGGGGTCCGTCTTCTGGGCACCCTCGTACTTCGCGGGGTCCTGCGGCGGCGCACCGCTCAGCATCGTCAAGGACTACATCGAGAACCAGAAGCGCCCCGTTTGA
- a CDS encoding helix-turn-helix domain-containing protein, producing the protein MVRVPLSPQERQRGERFGLLLRQARGDRSMVDVAAAAGVSAETLRKIETGRAPTPAFFTVAALAHALGLSLDDLAAACADDADCDGRAISA; encoded by the coding sequence ATGGTGAGAGTTCCTCTGAGTCCGCAAGAGCGGCAACGCGGAGAGCGCTTCGGGCTCCTGCTTCGCCAGGCCCGCGGTGACCGCAGCATGGTCGACGTGGCGGCAGCCGCCGGGGTGTCCGCCGAGACCCTCCGCAAGATCGAGACCGGCCGGGCCCCGACCCCGGCCTTCTTTACCGTGGCGGCCCTGGCCCACGCGCTGGGCCTGTCACTGGATGACCTGGCCGCCGCCTGCGCGGACGACGCCGACTGCGATGGGCGGGCCATCTCGGCATGA
- a CDS encoding RNA polymerase-binding protein RbpA, protein MAQGRGGIRGARIGSGPMGESERGDLAPRTAASFWCGNGHRTQISFAIEAVVPQAWDCRSCGLPAGPDPDNVPAAQGSAPFRTHMGYVRQRRSQEDGEILLNEALARLRGTI, encoded by the coding sequence GTGGCACAGGGACGTGGCGGCATCAGGGGTGCGCGGATCGGTTCGGGGCCGATGGGGGAGTCCGAGCGCGGCGATCTCGCCCCTCGTACAGCGGCGTCGTTCTGGTGCGGCAACGGCCACCGGACGCAGATCAGCTTCGCGATCGAGGCAGTGGTCCCGCAGGCGTGGGACTGCCGCAGCTGCGGTCTGCCGGCCGGCCCCGACCCCGACAACGTGCCTGCCGCCCAAGGCAGCGCCCCCTTCAGGACGCACATGGGCTACGTCCGGCAACGCCGCAGCCAGGAAGACGGCGAGATCCTGCTCAACGAGGCACTGGCCAGACTGCGTGGGACCATCTGA
- a CDS encoding SDR family NAD(P)-dependent oxidoreductase, which translates to MPSVPKAPQWDVHRLPRAAGKSFLITGGNAGIGYFVAEQLASTGATVVLGSRDMAKAEAAIASISSRVPAAKVEHLPLDLADLASLEGSVDALGLDRLDAVVYNAGVALDHPPLRKTKDGHELMFATNHLGHFALTHWLAPLLMATPGSRIVTTGSFAAKSERLDLDDLQSTHDYQPKRAYARSKLAQMFFAFELDRRLSAAGSTTLSVVVHPGGALDSLTPSRPPVHVRTTGERLRHLPLGLLVQGKEAAAWPAVRAVLDPSVCGGQMWSPRVFGLRGTPTVEPIWNHLADTTTAARLWTASCDLTGIDLKITTAPVR; encoded by the coding sequence ATGCCCTCCGTACCCAAGGCCCCGCAGTGGGACGTCCACCGGCTGCCTCGCGCCGCGGGAAAGAGCTTCCTGATCACCGGCGGCAACGCGGGCATCGGGTACTTCGTCGCCGAGCAACTCGCCAGCACCGGGGCCACGGTCGTTCTCGGTAGCCGCGACATGGCGAAGGCCGAAGCCGCGATCGCTTCCATCAGCTCGCGCGTCCCCGCTGCCAAGGTGGAGCACCTGCCTCTGGACCTGGCCGATCTCGCCTCACTCGAGGGATCCGTGGACGCGCTCGGGCTGGACCGCCTCGACGCGGTCGTCTACAACGCCGGCGTGGCGCTCGACCATCCACCACTCCGCAAGACCAAGGACGGCCACGAGCTGATGTTCGCGACCAACCACCTCGGGCACTTCGCACTGACCCACTGGCTGGCCCCCCTGCTCATGGCAACCCCGGGGAGCCGGATCGTTACCACCGGCAGCTTCGCCGCCAAGTCCGAACGCCTGGACCTCGACGATCTCCAGAGCACGCACGACTACCAGCCCAAGCGCGCCTACGCGCGGTCGAAGTTGGCCCAGATGTTCTTCGCTTTCGAGCTCGACCGCCGCCTGAGTGCTGCCGGCAGCACGACGCTGAGCGTGGTCGTCCATCCCGGCGGCGCACTCGACTCCCTCACCCCTTCGCGCCCGCCAGTCCATGTCCGGACCACCGGCGAGCGGCTGCGCCACCTACCGCTCGGCCTTCTCGTCCAGGGCAAGGAGGCTGCCGCGTGGCCCGCTGTTCGGGCCGTGCTCGACCCGAGCGTGTGCGGCGGCCAGATGTGGAGCCCCCGAGTGTTCGGGCTGCGCGGTACGCCCACGGTCGAACCCATCTGGAACCACCTGGCCGACACCACGACCGCGGCACGCCTATGGACGGCCAGTTGCGACTTGACCGGCATCGACCTGAAAATCACCACCGCCCCGGTGCGATGA
- a CDS encoding GDSL-type esterase/lipase family protein — protein MSTEQNLITTPITADFLRGHLDVEKTAHGLLPHRLPAWARRQIPDDLLAVAEAQPSGVRLAFRTSATTIDLDALPTKRVYLGFPPPPDGVYDLLVDGRLTAQSTVEGGNLRTITDIQTQTAEFTAGPAGTAHFTDLPAGEKNIEIWLPHTEITEVIALHTNAPVEPAPDNGRRVWLHHGSSISHGSNAVFPSTIWPALAASTGGVELINLGFGGSALVDPFTARAMRDTPADLISVKLGINVVNSDTMRLRAFAPAIHGFLDTIREGHPTTRLLLVSPVLCPTHENTPGPLMPDLSSGTLKFKATGDPAETAAGRLTLTIVRDVLADIVKQRSAEDPNLHYLDGRDLYGESDHEEFPLPDAIHPSPEGHQRIGENFAKLVFANDGPFTTTTG, from the coding sequence ATGAGCACCGAACAGAACCTGATCACCACCCCCATCACCGCCGACTTTCTACGCGGGCACCTCGACGTGGAGAAGACCGCGCACGGTCTGCTGCCGCACCGGCTGCCGGCCTGGGCGCGCCGCCAGATCCCCGACGACCTGCTGGCCGTGGCCGAGGCCCAGCCCTCCGGGGTCCGGCTGGCCTTCCGTACCAGCGCCACCACCATCGACTTGGACGCCCTGCCCACCAAGCGCGTCTACCTGGGCTTCCCGCCCCCACCGGACGGCGTGTACGACCTGCTGGTCGACGGCCGGCTCACCGCCCAGTCCACCGTGGAAGGCGGGAACCTCCGCACGATCACCGACATTCAGACCCAGACCGCGGAGTTCACCGCGGGACCGGCGGGCACCGCCCACTTCACCGACCTCCCGGCAGGCGAGAAGAACATCGAGATCTGGCTCCCGCACACGGAGATCACCGAGGTCATCGCCCTGCACACCAACGCCCCCGTCGAGCCGGCGCCGGACAACGGGCGCAGAGTATGGCTGCACCACGGCAGTTCCATCAGCCACGGCTCGAACGCCGTCTTCCCCAGCACGATCTGGCCCGCCCTGGCCGCGTCCACAGGCGGTGTGGAACTGATCAACCTCGGATTCGGCGGCAGCGCACTGGTGGACCCGTTCACCGCACGTGCTATGCGTGACACCCCCGCCGACCTGATCAGCGTCAAGCTCGGCATCAACGTCGTCAACAGTGACACCATGCGTTTGCGCGCCTTCGCCCCCGCCATCCACGGCTTTCTCGACACCATCCGCGAGGGCCACCCCACAACCCGCCTGCTCCTCGTCTCCCCCGTCCTGTGCCCGACCCACGAGAACACCCCCGGCCCCCTCATGCCGGACCTCTCAAGCGGAACCCTCAAGTTCAAGGCCACCGGCGACCCGGCCGAGACCGCCGCCGGACGGCTGACGCTCACGATCGTCCGCGACGTCCTGGCCGACATCGTCAAGCAGCGATCCGCCGAGGACCCCAACCTCCACTACCTCGACGGACGCGACTTGTACGGCGAGAGCGACCACGAGGAGTTCCCGCTTCCGGACGCGATCCACCCCAGCCCCGAAGGGCACCAGCGCATCGGCGAGAACTTCGCCAAGCTCGTGTTCGCGAACGACGGCCCCTTCACCACCACGACCGGCTGA
- a CDS encoding IS5 family transposase codes for MDRRAYPSDLSDEQWALIEPMITAWKQDRVARSATGDPGSCDLREIVNAIFYQNRTGCQWRYLPHDLPSWSAVFYYFGLWRQDGLDQRIQELLRCQVRERARRLEDPSLVIIDTQSVRAAAGVPKTTTGLDANKKVSGRKRGLAVDVLGLIIGVVVLAASAHDNAAGTALLDQVAERCGMRLEKALVDQGFKDEVVIHGALLDIDVEVVRRNPADQGKGFVPQPKRWVVEQTNGTLMLHRRLAREYDHRPDNSASRVYWASTANMTRRLTTPAPAWRDTLGLAA; via the coding sequence ATGGACAGACGGGCGTATCCGAGCGACTTATCGGACGAGCAGTGGGCGTTGATCGAGCCGATGATCACGGCCTGGAAGCAGGACCGGGTGGCGCGGTCGGCTACCGGGGATCCGGGGTCCTGCGATCTGCGGGAGATCGTGAACGCGATCTTCTACCAGAACCGGACGGGCTGTCAGTGGCGCTACCTGCCCCATGACCTGCCGTCCTGGTCGGCGGTGTTCTACTACTTCGGCCTGTGGCGCCAGGACGGGCTCGACCAGCGGATCCAGGAACTCCTGCGCTGCCAGGTGAGGGAGCGAGCCCGCCGATTAGAGGACCCGTCCCTCGTGATCATCGACACCCAGTCCGTCCGGGCGGCCGCCGGCGTCCCGAAGACCACGACGGGGCTGGACGCGAACAAGAAGGTGTCGGGGCGCAAGCGGGGACTGGCCGTGGACGTCCTGGGGCTGATCATCGGCGTTGTCGTCCTGGCCGCCTCCGCCCACGACAACGCCGCCGGCACCGCCCTGCTCGACCAGGTCGCCGAGCGGTGCGGGATGCGTCTGGAGAAGGCTCTGGTGGACCAGGGCTTCAAGGACGAGGTCGTCATCCACGGCGCTTTGCTGGATATCGACGTCGAGGTCGTCCGCCGCAACCCGGCCGACCAGGGCAAGGGTTTCGTCCCGCAGCCGAAACGGTGGGTGGTGGAGCAGACGAACGGCACCTTGATGCTGCATCGGCGCCTCGCCCGCGAGTACGACCACCGGCCCGACAACTCCGCCTCACGCGTCTACTGGGCCTCCACCGCGAACATGACCCGCCGCCTCACCACACCGGCCCCGGCCTGGCGCGACACCCTCGGACTGGCGGCGTGA
- a CDS encoding TetR/AcrR family transcriptional regulator → MVRAGLSPERLTLAGVELADEAGFDQVTLSALARRFDVKPASLYSHLKNSHELKTRIALFALEELADRVADAVAGRAGKDALTAFANAYRDYARAHPGRYEAARYRLDPQTAAASAGVRHAQMTRAILRGYDLAEPDQTHAVRMLGSVFHGYAALEAAGAFDHTDIAAQQSWAWTLDTLDTALRSRSTP, encoded by the coding sequence GTGGTTCGGGCAGGACTGAGCCCGGAGCGGCTGACGCTCGCCGGTGTGGAACTCGCCGATGAAGCCGGTTTCGACCAGGTGACCCTGTCGGCGCTCGCCCGGCGTTTCGATGTGAAGCCCGCGAGCCTGTACTCGCACCTGAAGAACTCCCACGAGCTCAAGACCCGGATCGCGCTGTTTGCGCTGGAGGAACTCGCCGACCGGGTCGCCGACGCCGTGGCCGGACGCGCGGGCAAGGACGCCCTGACAGCCTTCGCGAACGCCTACCGGGACTACGCCCGCGCGCACCCCGGCCGGTACGAAGCGGCCCGATACCGGCTCGACCCGCAGACCGCCGCGGCAAGCGCCGGCGTCCGGCACGCGCAGATGACACGGGCGATCCTGCGCGGCTACGACCTGGCGGAGCCGGACCAGACGCACGCGGTCCGCATGCTGGGCAGCGTCTTCCACGGCTATGCCGCCCTGGAGGCGGCCGGCGCCTTCGACCACACGGACATCGCCGCACAGCAGTCCTGGGCCTGGACCCTGGACACCCTCGACACCGCACTGCGGAGCCGGTCCACCCCCTGA
- a CDS encoding IS630 family transposase, translating to MSHWAAGGAGARLAERAGIVLACSDGVSSTRVAADRGVNVATVRKWRARFAADRLAGLADEPRPGRRKAELVLTESEREELTRWARRAKTAQSLALRARIVLRCSEGGTNKQVAVELGTAQATVNRWRARFVEDRLDGLVDEPRPGRPPSILLDRVEDVVAATLESTPKHATHWSRASMAERTGLSKSTIGRIWQKFDLKPHLQDSFKLSTDAQFVDKVVDVVGLYHNPPERAVVLCVDEKSQIQALDRSQPVLPMMPGMPERRTHDYLRHGITSLFAAFNIADGSVISALHRRHRAIEFKKFLITIDKAVSTELDVHLVCDNYATHKTPEIQKWLARHPRFHVHFTPTGSSWINQVERWFGLLTDKLIRRGVHTSIQALENDIRTWIQTWNEDPKPFTWTKTADEILNSLADYLTKITPRAP from the coding sequence TTGTCGCACTGGGCGGCCGGCGGGGCGGGGGCCCGGCTCGCCGAGCGGGCCGGGATCGTCCTGGCCTGCTCGGACGGAGTGTCAAGTACGCGGGTGGCGGCCGATAGGGGCGTGAATGTGGCGACCGTGCGCAAGTGGCGGGCCCGTTTCGCGGCTGACCGACTGGCGGGCCTTGCGGACGAGCCACGGCCCGGCCGCCGCAAGGCGGAACTTGTACTCACCGAGTCGGAGCGGGAGGAACTGACCCGATGGGCGAGGCGGGCGAAGACGGCCCAGTCCCTCGCGTTGCGGGCCAGGATCGTGCTGCGATGCTCGGAGGGCGGCACGAACAAGCAGGTCGCGGTCGAACTCGGCACCGCCCAGGCGACGGTGAACCGTTGGCGGGCCCGGTTCGTCGAGGACCGCCTGGACGGTCTGGTCGACGAACCGCGCCCCGGCAGGCCACCCTCGATCCTGCTCGACAGGGTCGAGGATGTCGTGGCGGCGACTTTGGAGTCCACACCGAAGCACGCCACCCACTGGTCACGCGCCTCGATGGCCGAACGTACCGGCCTGTCGAAGTCCACCATCGGGCGCATCTGGCAGAAGTTTGACCTCAAGCCGCACCTGCAGGATTCGTTCAAGCTCTCCACCGACGCGCAGTTCGTGGACAAGGTCGTCGACGTCGTCGGGCTCTACCACAACCCGCCGGAGCGGGCGGTGGTGCTCTGTGTCGACGAGAAAAGCCAGATCCAGGCGCTGGACCGATCCCAGCCGGTGCTGCCGATGATGCCCGGCATGCCCGAGCGTCGCACCCACGACTACCTGCGCCATGGCATCACGAGCCTGTTCGCCGCGTTCAACATTGCCGACGGCAGCGTCATCAGTGCTCTGCACCGACGCCACCGCGCCATCGAGTTCAAAAAGTTCCTGATCACGATAGACAAGGCCGTGTCGACCGAGCTCGACGTGCATCTGGTATGCGACAACTACGCCACCCACAAGACCCCCGAGATCCAGAAATGGCTGGCCCGGCATCCCCGGTTCCACGTCCACTTCACCCCGACCGGCTCCTCCTGGATCAACCAGGTCGAGCGCTGGTTCGGCCTGCTGACCGACAAGCTCATCCGCCGCGGCGTCCACACCTCCATCCAGGCTCTCGAGAACGACATCCGCACCTGGATCCAGACCTGGAACGAGGACCCGAAGCCCTTCACCTGGACCAAGACCGCCGACGAGATCCTGAACTCGCTCGCCGACTACCTCACCAAAATCACCCCCAGAGCACCATAA
- a CDS encoding sigma factor, giving the protein MCGDWHLAEDLTQSALARIYASWGRVRRADSPDAYARSVLVRTYLSHRRLRRSGKRPAMGELPERQSVEETAAALALTVGAVRARSLRALNRLPTQLGEQLIDLGG; this is encoded by the coding sequence TTGTGCGGAGACTGGCACCTGGCAGAGGACCTCACTCAGAGCGCCCTCGCCCGGATCTACGCCTCCTGGGGACGGGTGAGACGGGCCGACAGCCCGGACGCGTACGCGCGCAGCGTCCTGGTCCGCACCTACCTCTCGCACCGGCGCCTGCGGCGTTCAGGCAAGCGGCCCGCCATGGGCGAACTGCCGGAGCGGCAGAGCGTCGAGGAGACCGCCGCCGCACTCGCTCTGACCGTCGGCGCGGTGCGGGCCCGCAGCCTGCGGGCCCTGAACCGGCTGCCGACGCAGCTGGGAGAACAACTGATCGACCTCGGTGGGTAG
- the map gene encoding type I methionyl aminopeptidase produces the protein MVEIKTDTALETMREAGRVVAHALAAARASAAVGVRLRELDEAARAVLTEAGARSPFLGYQPSFAPTPFPAVICASVNDAVAHGIPDDYRLRDGDLVSIDCGAELDGWTGDAAISFTIGTPRPADLELIAATQQALDAGIAAATTGHRIGDISHAISTVARKADCGMPADFGGHGIGRQMHEDPHVPNHGRPGRGLPLRHGLTLALEPMLMAGGRNDYYTAPDGWTLRTIDGSRAAHIEHTIAITEDGPRILTLP, from the coding sequence ATGGTCGAGATCAAGACCGACACGGCACTGGAGACGATGCGGGAAGCCGGACGCGTCGTGGCCCACGCGCTTGCGGCCGCCCGCGCATCGGCGGCCGTGGGAGTTCGCCTGCGCGAGCTCGACGAAGCCGCCCGCGCCGTCCTCACCGAGGCCGGAGCACGCTCTCCGTTCCTGGGCTACCAGCCCTCCTTCGCCCCCACCCCCTTCCCCGCCGTGATCTGCGCATCCGTCAACGACGCCGTCGCGCACGGCATCCCCGACGACTACCGCCTGCGCGACGGCGACCTGGTCAGCATCGACTGCGGAGCCGAACTCGACGGCTGGACCGGCGACGCCGCCATCAGCTTCACCATCGGCACCCCCCGCCCCGCCGACCTCGAACTCATCGCCGCCACCCAGCAGGCCCTGGACGCCGGCATCGCCGCCGCCACCACCGGCCACCGCATCGGCGACATCTCCCATGCCATCAGCACGGTCGCCCGCAAGGCCGACTGCGGCATGCCCGCCGACTTCGGCGGCCACGGCATCGGCCGCCAGATGCACGAAGACCCCCATGTCCCCAACCACGGACGACCCGGCCGCGGCCTCCCCCTGCGCCACGGCCTCACCCTCGCCCTCGAACCCATGCTCATGGCCGGAGGACGCAACGACTACTACACCGCCCCCGACGGCTGGACCCTGCGCACGATCGACGGCAGCCGCGCCGCCCACATCGAACACACCATCGCCATCACCGAGGACGGCCCCCGCATCCTCACCCTGCCCTGA
- a CDS encoding DUF1877 family protein, translating to MAARAVIFALDAQDAERFLACQDDDEVLELVVEVEGRWDLDHLVELDKSWDALHRCFTDGDLAFDNGDFPLSHAILGGVPLHESDDYIVCYVTADEVREVAAALEPLDSRWIGERFATLTFDAYQGTGDAEDIAYTQAFLPGLKDFYSTAAKSGRAAIFTVSQ from the coding sequence ATGGCGGCTCGCGCGGTGATCTTCGCTCTGGACGCCCAGGATGCCGAGCGCTTCCTCGCCTGCCAGGACGATGACGAGGTACTCGAGCTCGTCGTGGAGGTCGAGGGGCGGTGGGACCTGGACCACCTCGTCGAACTCGACAAGTCCTGGGATGCCCTGCACCGCTGCTTCACCGACGGCGACCTCGCCTTCGACAACGGTGACTTTCCCCTGTCGCACGCCATCCTCGGCGGAGTTCCCCTGCACGAGAGCGACGACTACATCGTCTGCTACGTGACGGCCGACGAGGTCCGCGAGGTCGCCGCGGCCCTGGAACCACTGGACAGCCGGTGGATCGGCGAGCGCTTCGCCACGCTGACCTTCGACGCCTACCAGGGCACCGGCGACGCCGAGGACATCGCCTACACCCAGGCCTTCCTGCCCGGACTGAAGGACTTCTACAGCACGGCAGCGAAGAGCGGCCGGGCGGCCATCTTCACCGTCAGTCAGTAG
- a CDS encoding RNA-guided endonuclease InsQ/TnpB family protein, which translates to MIRAYKFLMRPTVGQTQALAEMLRDHCSLYNGALQERRDAYRHPSKTSVKYGMQSAQLKDIRAFDPERQGRWSFSSQQATLRRLDKAFAAFFRRVKSGETPGYPRFRGVNWFDTVEFPKDGDGCRWDSTPHDPVTRVRFQGVGHVKVNQHRAVVGKVRTVSVKREGRKWFVVLTAEQDQPEQLPATGSVVGIDLGIANFLADSNGEFVPNPRHARTVAAKIEAAQRALARCKRRSNRRRKAVAKVADLHRKVRRQRLDHAHKTALGLVRAHDFIAHEDLKIRNMSKAPKPKPDPDQPGVFLPNGSASKAGLNRSIADAGWGVFLAVLHAKAESAGRELIAVDPRNTSRTCPECGHVAKENRPAQEKFHCQRCGHHAHADTVGALNVLRAGLVRR; encoded by the coding sequence ATGATCCGAGCGTACAAGTTCCTCATGCGGCCCACCGTGGGTCAGACACAGGCACTCGCCGAGATGCTGCGGGATCACTGTTCGCTCTACAACGGGGCGTTGCAGGAACGCCGCGACGCCTACCGGCACCCGTCGAAGACGAGCGTCAAGTACGGGATGCAGTCGGCGCAGCTCAAGGACATCCGGGCATTCGACCCGGAGCGTCAGGGCCGGTGGTCGTTCTCCTCCCAGCAGGCGACTCTCCGCCGTCTCGACAAGGCGTTCGCGGCGTTCTTCCGCCGGGTCAAGTCCGGTGAGACGCCCGGCTACCCCCGGTTCCGGGGTGTGAACTGGTTCGACACGGTCGAGTTCCCGAAAGACGGGGACGGCTGCCGGTGGGACTCCACCCCGCACGACCCCGTCACTCGCGTCCGGTTCCAAGGCGTCGGACACGTCAAGGTCAATCAGCACCGGGCCGTGGTCGGCAAGGTCAGAACCGTCAGTGTCAAGCGCGAGGGCCGCAAGTGGTTCGTCGTGCTGACCGCCGAGCAGGACCAGCCCGAGCAGCTGCCCGCGACGGGCAGCGTGGTCGGCATCGACCTGGGCATAGCCAACTTCCTTGCCGACTCCAACGGCGAGTTCGTGCCCAACCCGCGCCACGCCCGCACCGTCGCCGCGAAGATCGAAGCCGCACAGCGGGCCCTTGCCCGGTGCAAGCGGCGCAGCAACCGCCGCCGCAAGGCCGTGGCCAAGGTCGCCGACCTCCACCGCAAGGTCCGCCGCCAACGCCTCGACCACGCCCACAAGACCGCCCTTGGACTGGTCCGCGCGCACGACTTCATCGCGCACGAAGACCTCAAGATCCGCAACATGAGCAAGGCCCCCAAGCCGAAGCCCGACCCCGATCAGCCGGGCGTTTTCCTGCCCAACGGGTCCGCCTCAAAGGCCGGACTCAACCGCAGCATTGCCGACGCCGGATGGGGGGTGTTCCTCGCGGTCCTGCACGCCAAGGCTGAAAGTGCCGGACGGGAATTGATCGCCGTGGACCCCCGCAACACCTCCCGGACCTGCCCCGAATGCGGGCACGTCGCCAAGGAGAACCGGCCCGCACAGGAGAAGTTCCACTGTCAGCGGTGCGGCCACCACGCGCACGCTGACACCGTGGGAGCACTCAATGTTCTACGGGCCGGGCTGGTCCGTCGCTAA
- a CDS encoding VOC family protein — MASLVHHVTIDCADTFRLGSFWAAVLDSKLADDDKPGDPEALIVGERMDLLFIAVPEDKAGKNRLHFDLRPTDRTRDEEVERLLALGATLVADRRRPDGSGWVTMADIEGNEFCVERGAAERAAAAAS, encoded by the coding sequence ATGGCTTCTCTCGTGCATCACGTGACCATCGACTGCGCCGACACCTTCCGGCTCGGGTCCTTCTGGGCCGCGGTCCTCGACAGCAAGCTCGCCGACGACGACAAGCCCGGTGACCCCGAGGCCCTGATCGTGGGTGAGCGGATGGACCTGCTCTTCATCGCCGTCCCCGAGGACAAGGCGGGCAAGAACCGCCTCCACTTCGACCTCCGGCCCACCGACCGCACCCGCGACGAGGAGGTGGAGCGGCTGCTGGCCCTCGGCGCCACCCTGGTCGCCGACCGCCGTCGCCCCGACGGCAGCGGCTGGGTCACCATGGCCGACATCGAGGGCAACGAGTTCTGCGTCGAGCGCGGCGCCGCCGAGCGCGCCGCCGCTGCGGCTTCCTGA